A single window of Triplophysa rosa linkage group LG2, Trosa_1v2, whole genome shotgun sequence DNA harbors:
- the fam78ab gene encoding protein FAM78A, with translation MSCWSLVWLVMGCIQSIRCKPKSFRDSIMVLEVNSSIDSNPTSVDESSSVVLRYRTPHFRASARVVVPPVAGKESWTVGWIQACNHMEFYNKYGSKGMSSWELPGIRDGKIQAISDSDGVNYPWYGNTTETCTVVGPTKKDIKFTVSMNDNFYPSVTWGVPVSDGNIPMLSSIWRDQSFTTWLVATNQTSGEVLVLQTVRWRMRLHIEVDPDRPLGQRARLLEPIAQEQPQVLGKNEPIPSNAMVKPNANDAQVLMWRPRTGEAVVVIPPKHEPLL, from the exons ATGTCGTGCTGGTCGCTGGTGTGGCTGGTGATGGGCTGCATTCAGAGTATCAGGTGTAAACCCAAGAGTTTTCGGGACAGTATTATGGTTCTGGAGGTGAACTCCTCTATAGACTCGAACCCCACCAGTGTCGACGAGTCCTCCAGCGTGGTGCTGCGCTACCGGACGCCTCACTTCCGCGCGTCTGCTCGGGTCGTGGTGCCGCCGGTGGCCGGTAAAGAGAGCTGGACTGTCGGCTGGATCCAGGCGTGCAATCACATGGAGTTTTACAACAAGTACGGATCCAAAGGAAT GTCCAGCTGGGAGCTGCCGGGTATCCGAGACGGAAAGATTCAAGCCATCAGCGACTCGGACGGCGTCAACTACCCGTGGTACGGCAACACGACCGAGACCTGCACCGTGGTGGGCCCGACCAAGAAGGACATCAAGTTCACCGTCAGCATGAACGATAACTTCTACCCCAGCGTGACGTGGGGCGTCCCCGTGAGCGACGGCAACATACCCATGCTGAGCAGCATCTGGAGGGACCAGAGCTTCACCACGTGGCTGGTGGCCACCAACCAGACGTCCGGCGAGGTGCTGGTGCTGCAGACGGTGCGCTGGCGCATGCGTTTGCACATCGAGGTGGATCCTGACAGGCCGCTGGGACAGAGAGCCAGGCTGCTCGAGCCCATAGCCCAGGAACAGCCGCAGGTGCTGGGCAAGAACGAACCCATCCCGTCCAACGCCATGGTCAAACCCAACGCCAACGACGCTCAGGTCCTGATGTGGAGGCCCAGGACGGGCGAGGCGGTTGTGGTCATCCCTCCCAAACACGAACCGCTTTTATAA
- the LOC130565085 gene encoding inactive phospholipid phosphatase 7, whose translation MPLNPSLSRAKDRSSSVLGRPEFLSLNQPLRNSRASRRANHWRTHQCENLPEPESTKERKEPSRLPDEDCMLLNPSFKGIAINSLLAIDICLSKRLGVCVHSSSSWGSVRSVVTLLALTGHGMTWICGTLVCLMQSNTPAGQEVLINLLIALVLDILTVAGVQKLVRRKGPWDMSPGFLDCVALDTYAFPAAHASRAAMVSKFLLSHLVLAVPLRVLLVLWAFLAGVSRVLLGQHHLTDTVCGFALGFLHFRLMESVWLSSSACQTLISMGTFSWGSSN comes from the exons ATGCCTCTTAACCCGAGCCTGTCCAGAGCAAAAGATCGAAGCAGCAGTGTTCTGGGCCGACCTGAATTCTTATCGCTGAATCAGCCACTGCGAAACAGCAGAGCATCGAGAAGAGCCAACCACTGGAGGACCCACCAGTGTGAGAACCTTCCAGAGCCCGAGAGCACGAAGGAACGCAAAGAGCCGTCAAGACTTCCAGACGAAGACTGCATGCTGCTCAACCCGTCTTTCAAAGGAATCGCCATAAACTCTCTGTTGGCCATCGACATTTGCCTCTCCAAGCGTCTGGGCGTGTGCGTCCACAGCTCGTCTTCGTGGGGCAGCGTTCGAAGCGTGGTCACTCTTCTGGCTCTGACGGGTCACGGCATGACGTGGATCTGTGGGACTCTGGTGTGTCTCATGCAGAGTAATACGCCGGCCGGGCAGGAGGTCCTGATCAATCTGCTCATAG CTCTGGTCCTTGACATCTTAACTGTGGCAGGGGTGCAGAAACTGGTCAGACGCAAAGGACCATGGGATATGAGTCCAGGCTTTCTGGACTGCGTCGCCCTGGACACGTATGCATTCCCAGCAGCTCACGCCAGCAGAGCAGCCATGGTTTCAAAGTTTCTCCTGTCCCACCTGGTGCTGGCCGTCCCGCTGCGTGTCCTCCTGGTGCTGTGGGCCTTTCTGGCGGGCGTGTCCCGGGTCCTGCTGGGTCAGCATCACCTGACGGACACGGTGTGCGGGTTCGCTCTGGGTTTTCTTCACTTTAGACTGATGGAGTCTGTGTGGTTGTCATCAAGTGCCTGTCAAACGCTCATCTCAATGGGAACGTTCAGCTGGGGCTCGTCGAATTAG